A stretch of Fusarium poae strain DAOMC 252244 chromosome 2, whole genome shotgun sequence DNA encodes these proteins:
- a CDS encoding hypothetical protein (TransMembrane:4 (i20-46o58-76i88-108o120-138i)), whose protein sequence is MAFEKRHNTDLQFLLIKICFSCILVSVIFLATPFTVWAFYVLYAIFKIQWSVEEWQRSVTTDIFIVYVGMLTAIIIRETNKADISVRSGLRVCLALGGLFSILHYLIIASGLNESSYMKWHPYVSAIPILAFIAVRDIPWAARNYYSRGMAWLGRCSLETYTLQFHILLAADTKGILIVDGLFGDSTLLGDRWRTLIIIVPIFLWISHEVSESTAYIVKLMMYESTENEKSVGSRLLPNWIETIPGYSDITGPKIRIVCLLLLMWCLNLMTPGHGVPVAMDGRHSFTVQPGNFTRETPSLVQLNDTTW, encoded by the coding sequence ATGGCATTTGAAAAGAGACACAATACTGACTTGCAGTTTTTGCTGATCAAGATATGTTTCTCCTGCATACTCGTTTCAGTCATATTTCTCGCAACACCATTTACAGTTTGGGCATTTTACGTACTGTATGCCATCTTCAAGATACAATGGAGTGTTGAGGAATGGCAGCGCAGCGTCACGACAGACATTTTCATAGTGTACGTCGGAATGCTGACTGCTATCATCATCCGCGAGACGAATAAAGCAGATATTTCCGTTCGTTCAGGGCTTCGTGTGTGCCTTGCCCTTGGAGGCCTGTTCTCAATCTTGCATTATCTGATCATCGCTTCAGGCCTCAACGAAAGCTCATACATGAAGTGGCACCCTTACGTCTCTGCCATTCCGATCTTGGCTTTCATTGCTGTGCGCGATATCCCATGGGCTGCGAGAAATTACTACTCAAGAGGTATGGCCTGGCTGGGCCGCTGCTCTCTAGAAACGTATACCCTTCAATTCCACATACTCCTCGCAGCCGACACGAAAGGAATTCTTATCGTGGATGGTCTTTTTGGCGATAGTACACTCTTAGGAGACAGATGGAGAACCTTGATCATAATTGTGCCCATTTTCCTATGGATCAGCCACGAGGTATCCGAGTCCACGGCCTACATCGTCAAGCTGATGATGTATGAGAGCACAGAGAACGAGAAAAGTGTCGGGTCGAGACTTCTGCCCAATTGGATAGAGACAATTCCAGGCTACTCTGACATTACAGGGCCCAAGATTCGAATTGTgtgccttcttcttctcatgtGGTGTCTCAATTTGATGACGCCTGGACATGGAGTGCCAGTTGCAATGGATGGAAGACATAGCTTTACAGTACAGCCGGGTAATTTTACCAGAGAGACCCCGTCGTTGGTTCAATTAAACGATACTACTTGGTAG
- a CDS encoding hypothetical protein (TransMembrane:12 (i84-108o114-136i148-164o170-192i204-225o237-257i290-312o332-349i356-375o381-403i415-439o445-464i)) encodes MPSSSYPAQAIELQTLDFTHEINTAPKQPNPVLSWAGRRLGGSHDDQDQGQDQPPNATDDEAIPSRAAVVVEKWNEPIGNAFRVAAVFFSLFVSGANDAAYGALIPYLETYYELSYLVVSLIFLSPFVGFIVSAATNNYLHLKVGQRWIAFICGACHALTYLILSQHPPYPVLVLAYVLAGLGNGIGLAAWNSYIGNLARSNELLGFMHASYGLGGTVSPLIATSMITQANLGWYDFYYVLLGMAVLETATLTYSFWPKTAQKYRETVNATGTRTQGTRSALFVRPHARVVWLCALFLLGYVGVEVALGGWVVQFMLRVRNADPFDAGMTAVGFWLGITMGRMILGMVIPKIGVKLSLLIFIPITMALQLIFWLVPQFHVSAVAVALQGFFLGPMFPCVIVAVTMLLPRHLHVSAIGFAAAFGGSGAAILPFAVGAIAQAKGVQVLQPIILAILVVLLGIWVCLPKIEKRKD; translated from the exons atgccatcttcttcttatccagCGCAAGCTATAGAGCTCCAGACTCTCGATTTCACTCATGAGATTAACACAGCGCCGAAACAACCCAATCCGGTACTATCTTGGGCAGGCCGGCGCCTCGGAGGATCCCACGATGATCAAGaccaaggtcaagatcaGCCACCCAATGCCACGGACGATGAGGCGATACCATCAAGGGCCGCTGTCGTTGTTGAAAAGTGGAACGAGCCAATTGGTAACGCGTTTCGGGTAGCTGCTGTCTTCTTTAGTCTTTTTGTCTCTGGTGCCAACGATGCAGCCTATGGTGCTCTAATCCCTTACTTGGAGACATATTATGAGCTTTCATACCTCGTCGTCTCGCTCATCTTCCTTTCTCCATTCGTTGGCTTCATTGTTTCTGCCGCGACCAACAATTATCTTCACTTGAAAGTTGGCCAACGATGGATTGCCTTTATATGCGGTGCATGTCACGCCTTGACATACTTGATCTTGTCTCAGCATCCGCCTTATCCTGTCCTAGTCTTGGCATACGTCCTGGCTGGTCTAGGAAATGGCATCGGTCTCGCAGCTTGGAACTCCTACATAGGCAATCTTGCTAGATCTAACGAGCTATTGGGTTTCATGCATGCGAGCTACGGCCTGGGAGGTACCGTAAGCCCTCTGATTGCGACCAGCATGATTACCCAAGCCAACCTTGGCTGGTATGACTTTTACTACGTGCTT CTTGGCATGGCAGTCCTCGAAACTGCTACCCTCACATACTCGTTCTGGCCCAAGACAGCTCAGAAGTACCGTGAGACTGTCAATGCAACGGGCACCCGCACTCAAGGTACCCGATCTGCCCTTTTTGTCAGACCCCACGCTCGCGTCGTTTGGCTCTGTGCCCTGTTTCTCCTCGGCTACGTTGGTGTAGAAGTTGCTTTGGGTGGCTGGGTCGTACAGTTCATGTTGCGTGTTCGTAACGCCGACCCCTTTGACGCAGGAATGACAGCCGTCGGCTTTTGGCTTGGCATCACAATGGGACGCATGATTCTAGGCATGGTTATCCCAAAGATAGGTGTCAAGCTGTcactcctcatcttcattcCCATCACAATGGCTCTGCAGCTCATCTTCTGGCTCGTCCCTCAATTCCACGTATCAGCCGTGGCTGTTGCTCTGCAGGGCTTCTTCTTAGGACCCATGTTTCCCTGCGTAATCGTGGCTGTCACGATGCTTCTGCCCCGACATCTTCATGTAAGTGCCATTGGATTTGCTGCTGCATTTGGAGGAAGCGGTGCGGCTATCTTACCTTTTGCGGTCGGTGCCATTGCACAAGCCAAGGGTGTTCAGGTTCTGCAACCCATAATTCTTGCCATCTTAGTAGTTCTGCTGGGTATTTGGGTTTGTTTGCCCAAGAttgagaagaggaaggactAA
- a CDS encoding hypothetical protein (TransMembrane:2 (i106-127o147-165i)), translated as MQAVSQNLETFIAARAILGFCTSFLAQPSPILITELAYPTHRGKLTALEEARKILVTYHAVGDTDAPLVSFEMAEIERALTHEADAMSQNSWLELLRTTANRRRTLIAVIVGWFAQWNGVNLISYYLVLVLNTIGITNVKDQTLINGLLQISNWLAAIFVGAMLVDRLGRRTLFLVSICGILYSDF; from the exons ATGCAAGCTGTGTCACAAAATCTCGAAACCTTCATTGCCGCCAGAGCCATCCTCGGTTTCTGTACCAGTTTCTTGGCTCAACCGAGTCCTATTCTCATTACCGAACTTGCCTATCCTACTCACCGAGGCAAGCTCACTGCTTT GGAGGAGGCCCGTAAGATTCTGGTCACGTACCACGCCGTTGGTGACACAGATGCTCCCCTTGTCAGTTTTGAGATGGCCGAGATTGAGAGGGCTCTGACGCACGAAGCCGACGCAATGTCACAAAACTCCTGGCTAGAGCTCTTGCGCACAACCGCCAACAGAAGGCGGACTCTCATTGCGGTCATTGTTGGATGGTTCGCTCAGTGGAACGGTGTCAATCTCATCAG CTACtatcttgttcttgtcctGAACACGATCGGCATCACCAACGTGAAAGACCAGACTCTCATTAATGGCCTTCTGCAGATCTCCAACTGGCTTGCCGCAATATTTGTTGGTGCTATGCTTGTAGACCGATTAGGTCGTCGTACATTGTTCTTGGTTTCAATATGCGGCATTTTGTATAGTGATTTTTAA
- a CDS encoding hypothetical protein (SECRETED:SignalP(1-17)), translating into MKYSTATVLILAQGIVAAPSLLSKLSRQNNKVVHQSSGEDITLSIKVSQSPMKGDLAHSMNYDICWLLCADHEITCPEKWSSKQLGDCWTCCYTPEEE; encoded by the exons ATGAAGTACTCCACCGCTACTGTTCTTATTCTCGCTCAGGGCATTGTCGCCGCACCCTCTCTTTTGAGCAAGCTCAGCCGCCAGAATAACAAAGTCGTTCATCAATCCTCTGGAGAGGATATAAC TCTTTCCATCAAGGTATCGCAGTCTCCCATGAAGGGTGACCTGGCCCATTCTATGAATTATGATATCTGCTGGCTGTTGTGCGCCGATCATGAAATTACATGTCCTGAGAAATGG TCTTCTAAGCAGTTG GGTGACTGCTGGACTTGCTGCTATACTCCCGAGGAGGAGTGA
- a CDS encoding hypothetical protein (SECRETED:SignalP(1-22)~CAZy:GH43_36~CAZy:GH43_10~CAZy:GH43~CAZy:GH43_12~CAZy:GH43_11~CAZy:GH43_13~CAZy:GH43_9~CAZy:GH43_3~CAZy:GH43_14~CAZy:GH43_15), whose product MKVSTILAGASLWAASLTPASAGLISRADTFNNPLIYSDFPDNDVFLGPDNNYYFSASNFHYSPGAPILRSKDLLNWDIIGHSIPRLTFGDGYDLTGNQRNYRGGTWASSMRYRKSNGLWYWIGCVNFYHTWVFTASSPEGPWTNRGNLGDGNCHYDNGILIDDDDTMYIVSGSKDVRVAQLSQDGFSQVKSQNVFSNNDIGKEDLEGNRMYKINGLYYILNDSPSGSQTWIWKSKSPWGPYEKKLLADKVAPPINGGNSPHQGSLIKTPKGDWYFMSFTWAYPAGRLPVLAPVTWGSDGFPILTKGSNGGWGSSYPTLPGTSGVTKNWARTDTFPGTSLSPSWEWNHNPDTNSFTVNNGLTLRTATVTKDIYQARNTLTHRTHGNRPVGTVKIDFSKMKDGDRAGLSAFRDQSAYIGIHRTNGQFTLATKHGINMDEWNGATTSMGDVKATASVPSGRTTVWLRIQMDTDPAGTGNSVFSFSWDGSKFETLGPNFKLYNGWAFFIAYRFGIFNYAENSLGGTIRVESFSAA is encoded by the coding sequence ATGAAGGTTTCCACAATCCTCGCGGGAGCCAGTCTCTGGGCCGCTTCTTTGACCCCAGCGTCGGCTGGTCTCATTTCTCGTGCTGATACTTTCAACAATCCTCTCATTTACTCAGACTTCCCTGACAATGATGTATTCTTGGGTCCCGACAATAATTACTACTTCTCCGCGTCCAACTTTCACTACAGCCCCGGAGCGCCGATACTACGCTCAAAGGATTTGTTAAATTGGGACATTATTGGGCATTCTATTCCTCGCCTTACTTTCGGCGATGGCTATGATCTTACTGGAAACCAGCGTAACTACCGCGGTGGAACTTGGGCTTCATCAATGCGGTACAGAAAGAGTAATGGCTTGTGGTACTGGATCGGATGTGTCAACTTCTATCACACTTGGGTATTCACTGCGTCATCACCTGAAGGACCCTGGACTAACCGCGGCAATCTCGGCGATGGGAACTGCCACTATGACAATGGTATCTTgattgatgacgatgatacTATGTATATTGTGTCGGGTTCTAAGGATGTCCGGGTCGCCCAGTTGTCTCAGGATGGGTTCAGTCAAGTCAAATCGCAAAATGTTTTCAGCAATAACGACATTGGAAAGGAAGATCTTGAGGGCAATCGTATGTACAAGATAAACGGCCTCTACTACATCCTCAACGACAGTCCGAGCGGCAGTCAGACTTGGATTTGGAAATCCAAGAGCCCGTGGGGTCCTTACGAGAAGAAGCTCCTTGCCGACAAGGTCGCACCCCCCATAAATGGTGGAAACTCGCCTCATCAGGGTAGTCTTATCAAGACACCCAAGGGTGATTGGTACTTTATGTCTTTCACTTGGGCATACCCTGCCGGACGTCTTCCAGTACTAGCACCTGTTACTTGGGGCAGTGATGGCTTTCCCATTCTCACAAAGGGTAGCAACGGAGGTTGGGGATCTTCATACCCAACTTTACCCGGAACTTCAGGCGTGACAAAGAACTGGGCAAGAACCGATACCTTCCCCGGTACATCTCTTAGTCCCTCTTGGGAATGGAACCACAACCCAGATACAAACTCATTCACTGTCAATAACGGTTTAACGCTTCGCACAGCAACAGTGactaaagatatatatcAAGCTCGAAACACTCTTACTCACAGGACACACGGCAACCGCCCCGTCGGAACTGTCAAGATTGACTTCTCCAAGATGAAAGACGGAGACCGTGCAGGTCTCTCGGCTTTTCGCGATCAGAGTGCTTATATTGGCATTCATCGCACGAACGGACAATTCACCCTTGCCACTAAGCATGGAATTAACATGGATGAATGGAATGGAGCGACAACTAGCATGGGGGACGTTAAGGCCACTGCTTCTGTACCTTCAGGAAGGACCACTGTCTGGTTGAGGATTCAGATGGACACTGATCCCGCAGGAACTGGAAACAGTGTCTTTTCATTTAGTTGGGATGGGTCCAAGTTCGAGACTCTTGGCCCCAATTTTAAGCTTTACAACGGGTGGGCTTTCTTCATTGCCTATCGTTTCGGCATCTTCAACTATGCTGAGAACTCCTTGGGTGGAACCATCAGAGTGGAATCGTTCAGCGCGGCATAA
- a CDS encoding hypothetical protein (SECRETED:SignalP(1-19)~CAZy:CE16) encodes MKAVVSPLVLAVCCFQAFGSPVTSASSKNLIVFGDSYSTVGFWPGGQLPSAANPIGNPGLPGQTTSAGLNWVGHVTSTLNTSTILTYDFAYSGATIDKKIVNSWAQYSISDQVVLHKQYVAPVISDADTLVAIWIGINDVGEAFWSKTSALVTECVNRYFELLQTLVDDGFDKFVLLNIPAYADQFPKMIGQPEVDLARLRADIVSYNEAVQSKAAAFASSHPDIKLQVFDTNPSFNQVINNYANYGAKDATCFGSSNCLWADDYHASGAIHKLLAQNLVKAVRGTFTF; translated from the exons ATGAAGGCTGTCGTTTCCCCTCTAGTCCTGGCAGTGTGCTGTTTCCAGGCATTCGGCAGCCCTGTAACATCGGCAAGTTCTAAGAACCTGATAGTTTT TGGCGACTCTTACTCAACCGTCGGGTTCTGGCCAGGAGGACAGCTACCCTCAGCTGCTAATCCTATAGGCAATCCTGGACTACCTGGTCAAACAACTTCGGCCGGACTGAATTGGGTTGGCCATGTCACTTCTACCCTTAACACGTCGACTATCTTGACATATGACTTTGCCTATAGTGGAGCTACAATTGACAAGAAGATTGTCAACTCATGGGCACAATACTCCATATCGGACCAAGTAGTGCTGCACAAACAATACGTTGCGCCAGTAATCAGCGATGCAGATACTTTGGTCGCGATCTGGATCGGGATCAACGATGTTGGCGAAGCATTTTGGAGCAAGACCAGCGCTCTTGTCACAGAATGTGTTAACCGGTACTTTGAACTTCTGCAAACGCTTGTCGATGACGGCTTTGACAAGTTTGTTCTGTTAAACATTCCTG CCTACGCTGATCAATTTCCAAAGATGATAGGTCAACCCGAGGTCGACCTTGCTCGTCTAAGAGCGGACATAGTCTCCTATAACGAAGCAGTACAGTCCAAAGCAGCAGCATTCGCTTCCTCACATCCAGACATCAAACTTCAAGTTTTCGACACTAACCCCTCGTTTAATCAAGTCATCAACAACTACGCCAACTACGGGGCAAAGGATGCCACTTGTTTCGGGTCCAGTAACTGTCTTTGGGCCGATGATTATCATGCCAGTGGAGCCATTCATAAGCTTCTGGCACAGAATCTAGTTAAAGCTGTGAGAGGCACATTCACTTTCTAA